The genome window CGCCGACTACGGCATCGTCGGCGACGTCGCCAGCGTCGGCCCGGCGCTGCTGGAGGCGGTCAAGGAGACCACGGCGGGATGACGTCGCAGCGCGGCTTCGCGGTCAGGCGCGCCGAGAGGCGCGACCTGGACGCCCTCGTGGAGCTGGAGCAGGGCTTCCCGGGGGACCGCATCAGCCGCGCCTCCCTCTCCCGTCTGCTGGGCCGCGAGAGCGCCGTCGTGCTCGTCGCCGAGGCGGGCGGGGAGGTCGTGGGCGACGCGATCGTCCTGTTCCGCAGCGGCTTCCGCACCGCCCGCCTCTACTCGATGATCGTGTCGCCCGAGCACCGCGGCAAGGGCGTCGCGCGGGCGCTGCTGGCCCAGGCCGAGGCCGCGGCGCGCGAGCGCGGCAGCGTCTCGCTGCGCCTCGAGGTGCGCGAGGACAACAGGGCCGCCATGGCCCTCTACGGCAGCGAGGGCTACGAGGTCGTGGGCGGCGCGCCCGACTACTACGAGGACGGCACCGGCGCCGTCCGCATGCGCAAGCGGTTCCTGCCGGGCGGCGCCACTCTCTTCGGCGTGCCGTTCTACGCCCAGTCCCTCGACTTCACCTGCGGGCCGGCCTGCCTGATGATGGCCATGCGCCACCACGGCTACCCGGTGCCGCTCGAGCGCTGGTTGGAGCTCACGCTGTGGCGCGAGGCCACGACCGTGTTCATGACCTCGGGGCACGGCGGCTGCTCGGCGCACGGGCTGGCCGCCGCGGCGCTGCGCCGCGGCTTCCAGGCCACGGTCATCACGCGCGACGCCGGCGTGCCGTTCCTCGACAGCGTGAGGGACCCCGCGAAGAAGGAGGTCATCGCGCTGTCGCACGAGACCTTCGAGCGCGAGATCAAGGCGCTGGGCGGGCGCGTCGAGGTGCGGAGCTTCGGCGTCGGCGACGTCGTCGACGCGCTGCGCCGCGGCGCGGTGCCCATCGTGCTCGTCTCTGGCTACCGCCTCTACGCGCAGAAGCAGCCCCACTGGGTCGTGATGACGGGCTACGACGACGACAACGTCTACCTGCACGACCCGGTCGTCGTCGAGCCGCACGGACGCCTCGACAGCGTGAACCTGGCGCTGCGCCGCGAGGACTTCGACAGGGTCAGCGTCTACGGCAAGGCGCGCCACCGCAGCATGGTCGTGCTGGAGCGCTGGGGGCGGGTCATCCGTCGCCGGCCAGATGAGCGATGATCTCCCCGTAGATCTCGGGGTTCGCCTGGTCCTCCTCGCCCGCCGCGATCGTCGGGTTGTCGTTGACCTCGATCACGAAGTACTGGCCGTCGATCTCCTTGAGGTCGACGCCGTAGAGGCTCTCCCCGACCGCGTTCGTGGCCGCCAGCGCCGTGCCGAGCAGGCCCCGCGGCGCCTCGTCGCGGGGCACCCCCACGACCTTCGCCCACTCCCCCTCCGGCGTGCGGTCCATCGGCTTCCACTGCTGCGGGGCGTACTCGTAGCGCACGACGGCGAGCACGCGGCCGGCCAGGGTGATCACGCGCCAGTCGAACTCGCTGGGGATGTACTGCTGGACGACGATGCGGTCGGCGCGGCGCAGGAAGCGCTTGCCGACGCGGATGAACGCGTCGGGCGTCGTGACCTTGTCGACGTAGGCGCTGAACGACGAGTTCGGAGCCTTGAGCACCAGCGGCGCTCCGAGCTCCTCGAACAGGCGCGCGGCCCTCACGGCCGTCAGCTCCGACTCCTCGAGGAACCGCGTCTCCGGCACCGTGACGCCCGCCCTCATCAGGCGCGAGTACATGTTGACCTTGTCGCAGCAGACGCGGATCGCGTCGGAGTGGTCGAGGACCCGCTTGCCCAGCATCTCGGCGGTGCGCGCCACGACGTAGCTGGTGTTGAGCGGGTCGGTGAGGGCGCGTATGAGGATGCCGTCGTAGTTGCGCAGGTACTTCAGCTCGTTCTTGAACAGGAAGTCGAGCTCATGCCCGCGCTCGAACGCCGCCAGCCGGAACTCGGTGAGGGCCGTGAGCTCGACCGACGACCTGATCGTGTAGCGCTCGGTGAAGATGGCTAGCCGCGCCACGAGCCCATCCCCTCGAGGAGCGACCTGTCGTCCTCGGTGAGCTCCCCGAACGGCAGCGGCTCGATGGCCGAGAGCAGGTACTCCTTCGTCGTCACGACGATCCTCACCTTCATCAGCGGCAGGCGGTACGTCTCGAACAGCAGCCGGCCCAGCTCCTCGTACTCGGGCACGTGCGTCTTGCCCATCACCAGGCGCAGGACGTCGATGCGGTGGTCGACCGGCAGGTGCTGCACGAGGACCGCGTACTTGCCGGTGTAGGAGAGGCCCTTGCGGCGCTGCTCGATCGTCTCGACGTCGAGGAGCAGCTCGCCGCGGCTCGAGAACGGGTTGATCGGGTAGGCGAGCAGCGGCGGCGGGGGGAAGCGGTCCGTTACCGTCTCGTGGGGCGGCACGGGTATGCCGGCGAGGCGCGCCTTCTCCATCGCGATGGGCACGACGTAGGCGTCGAGCGCCTCCTGCGTAGTGGGCAGCACGCGCAGGCCGGCGAGCTCGGCGTCGAGGGACGCGTAGTAGCCGCTCGTCAGGTAGGTGTAGTCGCCCGAGAGGTTCGCGACCTGCGCCAGGTCGCCGAACCGCTGCCTGTCGAGGTGGAACAGGACGGGGGCTTCGGGGTTAGGGGTCATCCCTGAGGACCGCCAGGCCCGGCAGGTCCCCGTTCTCGATGAACTCCAGCGACGCGCCGCCGCCCGTGGAGACGTGTCCCATGGACCCGGCGAGGCCGGCGCGGTTCACGGCCGCGACGCTGTCGCCGCCGCCCACGACCGTGAAGGCGCCCTCCAGGGACGCCAGGGCGCGCGCGACGGCCAGCGTGCCCTCGTCGAAGCCGGCGACCTCGAAAACGCCCATGGGCCCGTTCCAGAACACGGTCCCGGCGCCCGCCAGGGACGCGGCGAACGACTCCCTGGCCGCCGGGCCGATGTCCAGCCCCTTGAGGCCGGCTGGTATCGCGTCGGAGGGGTGCACGCTGCGCTCGGCGCCCGCGGCGACCTCGCTGGCGCAGACGGAGTCCTCGGGGAGCCGCAGCGGCACGTCCCGCTCCGCGGCCAGCTCGACGAGCTCGCGCGCGGTGCCGAGCATGTCGTCCTCGACGAGCGAGTCCCCGACGTCGCCGCCCTGCGCCTTCACGAACGTGTAGGCCATGGCGCCGCCCACCAGGAGCCTGTCGGCCCGCTCCAGCAGGCTCCTGATCACGCCGATCTTGTCCGAGACCTTGGCGCCGCCCAGCACGACGGCGAAGGGCCGCTCCGGCTCCTCCACGAGGCGCGAGAGGGCCGCGACCTCCGCCAGCATCAGCCGCCCGGCGGCGCTGGGCAGCAGGCGCGCGACGCCCTCGGTGCTGGCGTGCGCGCGGTGCGCCGAGCCGAAGGCGTCGTTCACGTAGGCGTCGGCGTAGGCCGCGAGGGTGCGGGCCAGCTCCGGGTCGTTCTTCGTCTCGCGAGCGTCGAAGCGGGTGTTCTCGAGGAGCGTGACGCTGCCCGCCGGGGCGCCGGCGACGAACGCCTGCTGCTCGGGCGAGCCCGGCCCCGCCGTCGGCAGGTAGCGCACCTCGCGGCCCAGCAGCTCCGCGAGGCGCCGCGCGACGGGACCCAGGCGGTAGGCGTCGTCTGGCGCGCCCTTGGGGCGCCCGAGGTGGCTCATCAGGAACAGCGTCGCGCCGCGGCCCAGGAGCTCCTCCACGGTCGTCAGGCTCGCTTCGATGCGCGTGTCGTCGGCGACCCGCCCGCCCTCGAGCGGCACGTTCAGGTCGAGCCGCACCAGGACGCGCTTGCCGCCGACGTCGAGGTCGTCAAGCGTGCGGAGGGAACGACTCAGAGGGACTCACCCATGACCTGGGCCACGTCGACCATGCGCGTCGAGTAGCCCCACTCGTTGTCGTACCAGACGAAGACCTTCGCGAGGCGGCCGATCACCTTCGTCAGCAGCCCGTCGACGATGCCGGAGTGGGGGTCCATGCGCACGTCCGAGGAGACGATGGGGTCGTAGGTCACGCGCAGGATGCCCTTCTGCGAGCCGGCCGCCGCCTCCTCGAGCGCGCGGTTCACGTCCTCGGCGGTGACCTCGCGCTGCAGCAGGGCCGTGATGTCGGAGATCGAGACGGTCGGCGTGGGCACGCGCAGGGACACGCCGTCGAAGCGGCCCTGGTAGTACGGCACGACCCTGGCCACGGCCCTGGCCGCGCCGGTGGTCGTGGGGATGATGTTCGTCGCGGCGTTGCGCGCGCGGCGCGGGTCCTTGTGCGGGGCGTCGAGGATGCGCTGGTCGTTCGTGTAGCTGTGGACCGTCGTCATCATCGCCGTCTCGACGCCGATGGCCTCGTGCAGCACCTTCATGACGCCGGCCATCGAGTTCGTCGTGCACGAGGCGTTCGAGACGATCACGTGCTTCGCCGGGTCGTACTCGCGCTCGTTGACGCCCATCATGATGTCGAAGTCGGCGTCGGGTGACGGGGCGCTGATGAGGACCTTCTTCGCGCCGGCCTCGAGGTGCTTCGCGGCCTGCTCGCGCTTCGTGAACACGCCCGTGGACTCGATGACGAGGTCGACGCCGTGCTCGCGCCAGGGGATCTCGGCGGGGTCGCGGTGCGAGCTGGCTAGCACCTTCTTGCCGTCGACGACGATGTGGTCGCCCTCGTGCCTCACCTCGCCGGGGAACGGCCCGTAGTTCGAGTCGTACTTCAGCAGCAGCGCCAGGCTCTCGTTGTCGGTGAGGTCGTTGACGACCGCCACGTCCAGGCCGCGCTGGTGGGCGATGCGGAAGATCTGGCGCCCGATGCGCCCGAAGCCGTTGATCCCGATCCTCATTGTTCCCTCCAGATGACGTCGGCGTGCCCCGCGCCGCGCGCTCGTCCCACACGAATCATAGCCGTCGCCGGCGGCCTCCCGTGGTTCAGCGGGTCGGCCGGCGAGAACGGGTCGGCGGCCAAGCGCAGGGGCTAGAGTTGCGTGGCAGAGCAGGGTCTGGGGTAGACCAGGGTCTGGAGGAGAGCAGGGTCGGGAGGGCCATGAGCGAAGAACGCGCTTCAGAGGTGCCGGTGGCCACCTTCTCCCTCGTCGCCCGCGACGACGCCACGGGCGACCTGGGCGTGGTGGTGGCCAGCAGGTTCCTGGCCGTCGGCGCCTACGTCCCCACGGCCGCGGCGGGCGTGGGCGCGGTGGCGAGCCAGTCGTACGTGAACACGACCTACGGCCCCAGGGCCCTGGCGCTGCTCGAGGGCGGCGCGTCGCCCGAGGAGTGCGTGGCCGCGTTCAGGGACAGCGACGCGTCGTTCCAGTCGCGCCAGTTCGGCATCGTCGCCGCCGACGGGCGCAGCGCCACGTTCACCGGCGCGGAGTGCCACCCCTGGGCCGGCGGCGTCGCCGGCGACGGCTTCGCCGCCCAGGGGAACATCCTCGCGGGCCCTGAGGTGGTCGAGGCGCTGGTCGCCGGCGCCCAGCGCACCGACCTGCCGTTCCCCGAGCGGCTCGTCGCGGCCCTCGCGGCGGCCGACGCCGCCGGCGGGGACAGGCGCGGACGCCAGTCGGCGGCGCTGCTCGTGGTGGGCGCGGGCAAGGGCTACGCGGGGCTCGACGACCGCTGGATCGACCTGCGCGTCGACGACCACCCCGCGCCCGTGGAGGAGCTGAGGCGCCTGCTCGAGCTGCACCGGCTCTACCTCGACAAGCCCTCGCAGGCGCCGCGGGTGTTGGGCGAGGACGACGTCCGCTGGCTGCAGGGCGTGCTCGCGGGCCAGGGCCTGCTGGACGGGCAGCCGACGGGCGCGTGGGACGAGGCCACCGAGCGGGCGCTCGCGGGCCTCTACGGCATCGAGAACCTCGAGGAGCGCTGGCTCGGCGGGCCCACCGTCGACCCCGTCGCCTGGAGGTACCTGCGTGAGAGGTTCGGAGGTGAGTGAGATGAGGCGTTCGGCAGTGAGCGGACTCGTCGACACGGCGGGGGCAGGGGAGAAGGGCGGCGCCGTGCGCGGGGTGCTCGCCGCCGCGCTGGCCGCGCCGCGTAGGAGGGCCCTCGCGGCCGTCGCCGCGGCCCTCGCGCTCCTGGGGGCGGGCGTCGCGCTGGCGCAGCCGGGCTCGCAGATCGTGATCGGCCTGCAGGCCGAGCCGGTCACCCTCGACGTCGCCCAGCTCAGCGACTACAACTCCTCGCGCGCCGCGATGGAGATGTACGAGGGCCTGGTGCGCTTCAAGGACGGCTCCACCGAGATCGAGCCCGGCCTGGCCGAGAGCTGGGAGGTGTCGGACGACGGCCTCGTCTACACGTTCCACCTGCGCCCCGGCGTGACCTTCCACGACGGCACCCCCGTGAACGCCGAGGCCGTGAGGTTCAGCTTCGAGCGGCAGATCGACCCCGAGCACCCGTACCACGACACCGGCGAGTTCCCCTACGCCGAGTTCACGCTGGGCGCGATCGACACGATCGAGGTCGTCGACGACCTCACGGTGCGCATCACTCTCAAGGAGACCTTCGCCCCGTTCCTCGCGAACATGGCGATGCACGCGGCCGCCATCGTCAGCCCCTCGGCCGTGATGCAGTACGGGCGCGACTTCTCCGAGCACCCCGTCGGCGCGGGCCCCTACCGCTTCGTCTCCTGGCAGCGCGGCGTCGAGGTGATCCTCGGGGCCAACCCCGACTACTGGCGGGGCGCGCCCCGGGTGGAGCGGCTGATCTTCCGGCCGATCGTCGAGGACCAGGCGCGCCTGGCGGCCCTGGAGGCCGGCGAGATCGACCTGGCCGTGAACCTCCCGCCCGACGACCTGCCGCGCCTGCGCGAGGACCCGCGCTTCACGTTCGCCGAGCAGCCCGGCATGCACACCTGGTACCTCGTCTTCAA of Trueperaceae bacterium contains these proteins:
- a CDS encoding ABC transporter substrate-binding protein — translated: MSGLVDTAGAGEKGGAVRGVLAAALAAPRRRALAAVAAALALLGAGVALAQPGSQIVIGLQAEPVTLDVAQLSDYNSSRAAMEMYEGLVRFKDGSTEIEPGLAESWEVSDDGLVYTFHLRPGVTFHDGTPVNAEAVRFSFERQIDPEHPYHDTGEFPYAEFTLGAIDTIEVVDDLTVRITLKETFAPFLANMAMHAAAIVSPSAVMQYGRDFSEHPVGAGPYRFVSWQRGVEVILGANPDYWRGAPRVERLIFRPIVEDQARLAALEAGEIDLAVNLPPDDLPRLREDPRFTFAEQPGMHTWYLVFNVTKEPFDDPRVRQAVAHAIDRDAIVQAILGGTGETAANFLPPVVWGYADDVQAYPYDPERARELLAEAGYPDGFSVEFWVPESGSGMQQSVAMGTVIQDFLGRVGIDVTIQQFEWGTYLDRVIVPVDEADSVPAMFEMSWIGDNGDPDNFLYILLSGDQFPPNGFNLGYYDNDEVDELLRTARTVTDQAERVPLYEEAQRLIMADLPVLPVDHETQIVVHDSAIQGFVPHPTGVFRFENVEVVGR
- a CDS encoding DUF1028 domain-containing protein; protein product: MSEERASEVPVATFSLVARDDATGDLGVVVASRFLAVGAYVPTAAAGVGAVASQSYVNTTYGPRALALLEGGASPEECVAAFRDSDASFQSRQFGIVAADGRSATFTGAECHPWAGGVAGDGFAAQGNILAGPEVVEALVAGAQRTDLPFPERLVAALAAADAAGGDRRGRQSAALLVVGAGKGYAGLDDRWIDLRVDDHPAPVEELRRLLELHRLYLDKPSQAPRVLGEDDVRWLQGVLAGQGLLDGQPTGAWDEATERALAGLYGIENLEERWLGGPTVDPVAWRYLRERFGGE
- a CDS encoding peptidase C39 family protein, which produces MTSQRGFAVRRAERRDLDALVELEQGFPGDRISRASLSRLLGRESAVVLVAEAGGEVVGDAIVLFRSGFRTARLYSMIVSPEHRGKGVARALLAQAEAAARERGSVSLRLEVREDNRAAMALYGSEGYEVVGGAPDYYEDGTGAVRMRKRFLPGGATLFGVPFYAQSLDFTCGPACLMMAMRHHGYPVPLERWLELTLWREATTVFMTSGHGGCSAHGLAAAALRRGFQATVITRDAGVPFLDSVRDPAKKEVIALSHETFEREIKALGGRVEVRSFGVGDVVDALRRGAVPIVLVSGYRLYAQKQPHWVVMTGYDDDNVYLHDPVVVEPHGRLDSVNLALRREDFDRVSVYGKARHRSMVVLERWGRVIRRRPDER
- the gap gene encoding type I glyceraldehyde-3-phosphate dehydrogenase, coding for MRIGINGFGRIGRQIFRIAHQRGLDVAVVNDLTDNESLALLLKYDSNYGPFPGEVRHEGDHIVVDGKKVLASSHRDPAEIPWREHGVDLVIESTGVFTKREQAAKHLEAGAKKVLISAPSPDADFDIMMGVNEREYDPAKHVIVSNASCTTNSMAGVMKVLHEAIGVETAMMTTVHSYTNDQRILDAPHKDPRRARNAATNIIPTTTGAARAVARVVPYYQGRFDGVSLRVPTPTVSISDITALLQREVTAEDVNRALEEAAAGSQKGILRVTYDPIVSSDVRMDPHSGIVDGLLTKVIGRLAKVFVWYDNEWGYSTRMVDVAQVMGESL
- a CDS encoding RimK-like ATPgrasp N-terminal domain-containing protein, whose translation is MTPNPEAPVLFHLDRQRFGDLAQVANLSGDYTYLTSGYYASLDAELAGLRVLPTTQEALDAYVVPIAMEKARLAGIPVPPHETVTDRFPPPPLLAYPINPFSSRGELLLDVETIEQRRKGLSYTGKYAVLVQHLPVDHRIDVLRLVMGKTHVPEYEELGRLLFETYRLPLMKVRIVVTTKEYLLSAIEPLPFGELTEDDRSLLEGMGSWRG
- a CDS encoding phosphoglycerate kinase; translation: MSRSLRTLDDLDVGGKRVLVRLDLNVPLEGGRVADDTRIEASLTTVEELLGRGATLFLMSHLGRPKGAPDDAYRLGPVARRLAELLGREVRYLPTAGPGSPEQQAFVAGAPAGSVTLLENTRFDARETKNDPELARTLAAYADAYVNDAFGSAHRAHASTEGVARLLPSAAGRLMLAEVAALSRLVEEPERPFAVVLGGAKVSDKIGVIRSLLERADRLLVGGAMAYTFVKAQGGDVGDSLVEDDMLGTARELVELAAERDVPLRLPEDSVCASEVAAGAERSVHPSDAIPAGLKGLDIGPAARESFAASLAGAGTVFWNGPMGVFEVAGFDEGTLAVARALASLEGAFTVVGGGDSVAAVNRAGLAGSMGHVSTGGGASLEFIENGDLPGLAVLRDDP